From the Echeneis naucrates chromosome 7, fEcheNa1.1, whole genome shotgun sequence genome, the window AATTTCCACCCTTCCTGATCTCACAGTATTACTACATAGTGTTACCGAGTATTACTCCCAGGCCCTCTGAGTCGGCTAATCATGTCACAGACTAGAAAGGGACTGCTACCTTCGAGCACCTAAAGAatttaaatttagaaaaaaggAAGCCGCAAGGTCAGAAATACAAAAGCATGACTCTGCATTGGCAGGCGGTATGTGGAATCACTGCAGTTGCATAAGAATATGCTGTCACCTAATCAGTAGTTGCATATTATacgtttgttttcttcatttcttgtcttgtctctgtggtgcattTGAGACTTGCATGTTGAAACCAAAGCCAGCCTTTTGTGGGTGAAAATATAGCAGGTGCAAATGCAGCATATTATAAGACTGAGATCATGGAAAAGTGTCAAAATGAAACTCATcaataaacatgtaaatgaatGACAACAATGTGAAACCTGCATaagaaaatgtcacaaagtTTTGTACAATACAGATTGTTAACTCCTGTGGACCTGAGGGTGCCCTCTTGGATGTGCAACTTGGATGTGTATTTCGAGGTAAAAGCACACTACAGTACTCCGCCGTGGTCAAAGGGAAGAGGAGAATGAGGTGGAGGAATTTTTGCTTCTGCTGACTGGCTGGTAATTAGTCAAGTCATATTTTTAACTGATATTGCGTAAAAGCCAGCTTAAGGAGCCATAGCTGCCCTATTTATACCCCAGGGGCTAATGGCCTGTACCACCACACAGGGGGATTTCCTCCCAGAACTATACTAAGCCAGCCTTAGGCAGTACCAGTTAGGATTCACAGGGATTAACCCAGCAATACATTACAGGCGTCACAATTCTACACTGCATGACAAACACTCTTCCACTATCTCCCCATCAGCTCTTTTCTTGAAACGTTTAGCAAACACTCTTTCGAATTTGGTTTGCAGAAGGTAAGTTTGTACTGGTTGTTCTGCTGCTCTTATGGCACGCACCATATCCCCTTATTGTAAACAGCAGGCGGATACTTTGATGAACTTGTGCCACGGGAAGACATGTCAAGAGTTTGCAcggagaagaggggaggggggcggtgTTAATAGTAACTCCTGAGCTATAAGCCCATCCTCATTGTGGATGAGCCAGGTATGGGCAGGGCTGCTGGCTCATCCTGTTGAAGAATGGGTCAGGGATCTGAAGGCTGACCTGGCCCTGTTGCCCATTAAGCTATCACCTGTATCACCCTGTCCTTTTATCAGCTTAGCCCGGCTCCTTGTGGAGTAAGCCACCACACAAGGCTAGTAGtattcccctcctccccccagcCTCTTCCTCAATCACTCCAGCTCTTCCTCAAAGACTTCAGtttctttctatctatctatctatctatctgtctgtctgtctatctagcTATCCCTCCTCCCACTCTCCTCTACTCTCCCCTTCGTTCAGATCTGTTACATTCAGCAACAAATTTCTGCTGCATCAGACGTCCATCATAGATCCTCCACTCAGCCTGAAACGTGATCAGATACCTGATACAAGGCTCTACAAGAGGACGggtcaaagaaaagaaaaaataaggtgcaaaatttctttttttttttctcttctctttttatgGAAGTGGAAACTGTTGAGGAGAGGGGGCTGAATGCTGTGGAAGCCTTTGACCCCTATTGCTAACGTGCTTCTCCTCCACTTGGGTGTAGTCTGACTCATCCGACCTTTCTTGTGTAGGCCTCACTCTGTGCTTGCATGCTTGTGTGTAGAACAACAGCCTGGTGAAATGGAGAAAGAGTGTACACCAAAAGCCTCAGTGGTGCCATAAATGATTGACAGCACAATATGACCTCATGTTGTGTTTGCCCATGTtgatgtttgcctttgtgtatgtgtttgtctgtgtgtgtgtgtgtgtgtgtgtgtgtgcatgcataagTAGCACACAGTAGTCATTTCTACATCTTCATACTGtagtaaatacattttgatgaaacCCTTCTTtgttctatttctttcttttttcactaTGACTGGCCTATTATATCAAAACGTATATCAGGCACTGACTTAGTGCTGCTGCTTTATTATATAGTTAGATTTCAAATACATTATAATGCAGTAAAATTAAATCTATTCTTCTGAATTCAGACAGCAGGATAAAGGTGTTAatgatttatataaaaaaaaaaaaaaaaaacatttggtcTGCATATCACTgcttcttttatatatatatatatatatgtgtatattttcatatACAATGTATGTTTTGTCATTAGCTTGATGACCTGAAAATGTAATggtttaagtaaaaaaaaaaaaaaaaagagaaagaaatcatgAACTGAACAGCTCGATGAGAAAAACTGCAGTagagatttgtttttaagtgtAGCCAGTTGTCCAGCTAAATTAGGTATTAATCtttttaatgagaaacaaaaaaaaaaatgtttttatagtAAGTAAGAACTGATCCCTTTTTATTGACTATAATTAAAGTATAATTATAAACGGATggaattttcattatttaagcCTCACAATTATAAGTTTATTTATAGACCATGTTTAGTACCGTGTATATATAACAGTTAAATGCTCTTGTTACTTCTTTCCATTACTTAATGTGATATTATGATGTGGCTGCATCATCAAAAAATAGATATCAAaccacttatttattttatattaatccAAAGTTCTTACTTTATTCTTTATTAACAGTGAGATTTAAAATGAACccacacaaatacaataaataatgGAGCAGACGACTCTTGTGCCCACACAACCTCAGTGCCTGTATCTTCGAACGGCattcactttggaaaaaaaaaaaagaaaaagtaatctTTTCCTAAATGTCAGAGGAGACTTTCTTGGCAATTGTCACCACGCTGTGAGAACGTTTCACTGTGGCCTTCAAGCTGATGTGTCTGTACACCTACAGGTCTGATTAGCTTTCCATTCCACTGAGGTTGAGAAGTTAGACAAGGTTAAGCTCCAATTTGCTGTTGGCAGATATGAGACTGCATTTTGCACCATGTTCAGAGGGCTGGATGAATTGCTTGTagaaatatgaaagaaaatattgattgcttttttacaattaaaaaccaATAATGATTAGATTGCTTCATTAAATCCGATTCCTCCCTGTGCTCCAATTTATGTTCTCACTGTGTTATTGCATTTCTGCGCTGATAATTAACATAAGCCTGTTTAAATTGAGGTTTGGCCCTGTTTCTTTGACAAGGAGctgatgagtttgtttgtttgtttgtttttttttttagattaatttTCAACCTTGGGcctgtttattattttgggTAAAGGTTTCCATACTGacaagtttttttcttcttgcaatGCATAAACAACACAGCTCTCACCAATTCAGTCCTAATACGCCGTACCAGCCATTCCAACACACTTCACTTACATTGCCTGAATCACTGAAGCAAATCATTCAAAGCTCTCCTGCTCCGGCTAGCAAATGAAaccgtgtgtgtatgtgtgtgcgtgcgtgtgtatgaagtcaaatcaaatttattcataAAAGCTCTTTTAATAAGCAGGTTCATCACAAAGTGCTTTGATGAGAACAAAGGACACATATTCAGCTGATAACTAGAAAactaaagataaacaaaaagaacaagtaccgtgtctctgtgtgtgtgtgtgtgtgtgtgtgtgtgtgtgtgtgtgcgtgcgtgcgtgcgtgtgtgcgtgcacgtgtctgtgcttctgtgtgtttgttcgaTGGATGTGAGGTTTAGTTTTGAGTCACAGGCAACAGCAAAAGCCTAAGTCTGAGAATGTGTGTAGGACGAACCTCCTACCAcgtccctccctgtctctcatcaactgtctctctgcctcccctccatccttccctctcttttatGTGCCAATAAGGCTTCTGAAAAGTGTTCACTAGAAATATAGATCAATGGTGAATGGTGACTAGTTGATTGATGAATAACTTTTcgccattaaaaacacatttaaagggAGAGATGTATGTGAAAAGCATAAGATCAGACAGTGTAGAGGGAGCTTATAGTCACATATATAGTCTGTATGTGCTGTATCCTTGACTCTTTGtacgtgcgtgcgtgtgtgtgtttgtgtgtgcataacacatttatgtgtgtgcatgcatatttGTATCCCTCACAGTGATTAAAGCAAGTGGGCGGCAGCAGcaactggtctgcctgtgtggcTCTGCATAGCAGACATGTTTCTCACTGCTAGATATTACTCATTTCCTCAGCCCtttgcacacaagcacacgcacacacacacacacacacacactcacacactcactgactctcttgacacacacacacacacacacacacacacacactagacaGAGAGACGGATAGCAGGCTCTCAGTTCTTTTCCTCAGTTTGGTGGGTTTGCTGGTGTTATTTCATGCGCACACAGATCAGAGGCAGTGTGTAGCTGGAGCCTGCTGATACCTGCGGGTGTTGTAACTGTCGGCGGTGCTATGGAGGAGCAGTGGAGCACGATGAGGAGCTGAGGAGTGGGTTGACCCTCTGGGAGGACTGGAATATGAATGACTGCCAACACTGGGATGTCTGCTCAGCTCGCTCTAAGGTCAGTCCAACATCACACTACAACAACCACCAGCTCCACAAACCTGTCTGTGTGCTCCcacattctctaactgctcaACAACAGCCCCacaagagctgctgctgctcttctgtttcAATTAGCACCATTGAACTAACTGTGCTATGCTTCTTtggttgtaaaataaattgaaactTGTCCCAAATTTTACATAGTTCTGTTTTTCTGAGTGTGGAGATACGGTTTGACGGTTCTCCTAAGATATGCATACAGACAAAAGGCgggatgagacagagcagcgCATATAGAAATGTTTaaacttcaaaataataaataacttcaatgtcaaaaaatgtaaatataaaaacaaacagttcaaTAAGTGTagtttttaatcagttttaggaaaaaaggggaaaaaaaatattttgaactaATTTGTATTTATGCTTACATTGCAAATAAAGAGGCTGGAGGAGTATTTCATTGGAAGAAATGTGGAATATTGTTATTGCTGTGATCTGGGAtgttgatatatttaaatacttTGACCGAAGTAGCTCCAGATAAACTCCAGCTCTGAGTGCATGGCTGTACAGTGTAGGAGTATTCTGCTAGAAGACATTTCTCTGCAAACTCCTCCACATGCACAAttgtgttctttgttttcttgtgcttTTTCACCTAAGTTTACCTTGGGTTTGTTTTGATTACCCTTTTTCACGAGGGCTGTTGGGCTGTTGATGGGACAAAAGTGCAAGAGTCATTTCAGGACAAATGAAATTGGTTGAAATTGGTTGAAATTTTAATATCTGGATTCCAGACAAGAGCAGTGAAAAGCacattggaagaaaaaaaagtaggaaATTCAGACCTTTGGAAGTATAAActgcaaaacacatttaaaaagtgTGGTTACTGCTAGAAgttttcacaaaacaacaatattttCTTGATATTTATTGTCTTAGAATTATTTATATTACGTCGACTGCTTTGTTGATCTGCTGCAGATGTTATTGCAGATGTGTTGCTTTCATGAACTAGTTGCACCATTTAGATTAAGATTCCGATAATGAATTTGAGTGCCTAttgaaagaaatatataaattgtggatacttgtaaaaaaaaaaatatgtgtggaTATGTGTTGATAAGGAGCATATCAATTCTGATTCCTAGCTGGGTGCTGCCATCTGAAGGCTTTTCTCTATATTTCCAGAATATCAGTTTTCATGAAGCCCGGGTCAGTGAGTTTTTCTGCCCACGGAGCCCTTTTGTTCATATTATATCCAAGCTTGTATCACTAAATCTGGAGGATTTCACACCGCGAACGTAACATGTATGCTTGCCTAATAACATCTGATAATAAATATCCATCAACATTATTTCACATGCCTTCCTCCATCACACCTGAGCTGTCAGTTTCTCTTCCTACCACTCCGTTTTCAGTTTCCCCCTCCACTCAGACACTTCATTCTGTTTTTGCACCAAGTGACTCGATGAGCAACAGTTTACCCGCCTCTCCATGGAGTATCCCCATCTAACCTCTCCAACCGACTGGATTCGCaagagtgtgtgtatttgtgtgtgtgtgtgtgtgtgtgtgtgtgtgtgtgtggacacagttgccatggtgacagtgtgGCGGATGGTGAGACGGCAGGGAGTTGGTAGGCTGTTGAGACAGACTTGCAGGCGAGTGAGGGGCTGAGTGGCATCATGGTGTTGTGGCGAGagcggcggtggtggtggtggtgatggtggtggagggAACAGCTGGACTGGTGCTGCGGCAGCCATGTCTCCAAAAGAGCCCATTTAGAGCATTTGGAGAAGAATTGGGAGAGCTCCCCCGCACTTCTCACTGAATGAAACCAGGCTGCAAATTCTCTGACACGTTCGACGacttgaacacaaacacacacgcacacaagagacctaaacaaataaacacttaCACACGTTTCTCCCCcgcaaaaatgtaaaaaaaaaaaaaaaaaaaccattacAAAATGATGTACACTGACAaacatggcacacacacatgtttcCTTGCACCCCTGCTGGGACGCACAATTAATATGCGAAGACCCATATCCTGTATCCACAACAACTGGTGGTAATATCAACAGTATTTCTGTCAGCTTTTGGGTGGGTGGTGACCAGCTTTGCCTGTCACTGGGGGAGTAAGTACAGCCGCCTGAGGGagtatttctgtctctgttgctgtccgtgtgtgtgtgtgtgcgtttgcgtgTTTGCATGTCTGAAACAGAAGGGGTTCGGGTGCTAGTAGTAAGCTTATATAGAATCCAGAGAACACCCAGGGGTGTTGTGGGGGTGGTTCATAAAAGTGGTACAAAAACATATCTACATATTCCAATCATCCCCTGAGAGTCAGAGATGAAAACTCTCCTGCTGTGagtgctctctttctctttctctctctctctctctctctctctctcgctctctctgtgtttgagtgactattacacacacacacacacacacacacacaccactctgTCTCTGAACTTTATGAGctccaaaatatatttttagccCACATGTGGGAGTAATGTGTTTGAATGAAACAAGTAAGTTGAGTAGTTTCAGTCCCACCACAGTGCACACAGGTAATGACTAATTTGTGACAGCTATCAAGATGTTTCTAACCTTTAAAGTAGTTTGGGAGATGGAGTCACTGTCTGCTTCATCTCCATCTGTACGATAGAGCTGAATGTCTAACCCCTGTTTCGGTCCATAACCCGTcttatctctgtttctgtcctcgtaaccccctcctcctttctaCAGGTGAGCAGCGCTTCAGCACCGAAGAATCCGCAGTGATCCGACAGTGATGCTGTGTAGCAGCCTTCCCCTACATCCGCACCCCTCGTTCTCCCGTGAGGCCCATGTGACCTAGCCTACACCCACGCACAGGGGGCCCCCACTGCCGCTGGAGCCCACCCATGAATCCCAGCCCCGACCGCGGCAAAGAGTGCCTCCCTCCCAAGAAGAGGGAGTCTCGGCAAGGATCAACAGAACATCACGTCATTTCGGACGAGTTTAAACCCCCGGTGCCACTTCGAAGTCGATCCGGCatagggagaggggagggagccAGGGAGGCCAGCGACAGGGACCGAGCTCTGACCGTCCCGAACCCTAATCTCCTCCacactcctccacctctccctgcTCCGGCGCCATGCCTCCCCCTGCCTCTCCCATGGCCCCTGAGCTACTCTCCCTCTGCCCCTCTTCCCCTAACCCCAGGGCAGATCAGCGAGATGAGGGGCTCGGGGTCTCCAGCATGGAGAGATGACCCTCTCTCCTCTACCCTGCCCCACACCTCCAGGTGGCTTAGAGGGGAGGGTTCATTCTCTTTGCCCCCCTCCCtagcttcctcctctgctccctctttCAAGACTCCCTTCCCAGCCGATTCTAGAGAGGTGTGGCCCTACGTCAACAGCGGCCGGCGTGACTACAGttcccctctcttctccccATCGTACTTATTAAGCCAGCCCTCTCTCTACCCGCAAGATACAAGCTTTTCCGAAACCAGACACAGGTACCTGGGCAAAAGGCCCAATGGTCTGGATGGGCCAGGCAGCAGGACTGCCTCAACCTCCAGGCCTCTGCTCACAGTAGAATATGGGAGTGATAGCTGCAGAACTAGACTGGATGTCAGTCCCCAGAGCTCCCATACCAACGGTGGACGGAGACAGCGGGAGGATCTAACATCCCGTGCCCATTCTGGTGGGCCATTTTTGTCAGATTCTCGAGCCCAGGAGAGCCCTGAGCCACATTCCTCATTGCAGGACAAGCATCCACATGGGATAGTTAAGACTGGCTCACATTTTCTGCCCACCAGTCCCCATCCCATTGGGCCAGACCCCAGGGCAACTAGACTGGGACTACTGGACCCCATAGGGGCCACGACAGCTGAAGCTCAGATCTCCTACTCCCTGGGATCAGTGTACCACAACAGCCCTCAGCCCTACCCACACTATAGCCCCTCAGGAACACACGTGTACAACCTACATAGGGAGCCAGGCCCCAGGCAGCACAATCTAAGAAACTCACCTCACTCACGCCTGGGCCCACCCAATAGCCATGACAGGTTACAAAGAGACCGGGACAAAGAccaagaaagagacagagccCTACACAGGGACAGGGAGCgagtgaaagacaaagacaaagagaagcacCTTCACCACGACCAAGAAAGAGGCAGTGAGCGTGACAAAAGAcgggacagagaaagagacacaggaGGGGAGTTATCTCCTTGCCATTCTCACACCTCACCGCCAGAGCTTCACCCATCTCCCCCTGCGCTCCTACCTCACTTCACCAAGGGTTCTCTGATTGAGTTGGCCAGTGGGCGACTGAAGCGCGTGGAGGAGCTGCGGACCGAGGACTTCCTGCGGAGCGCGGACACCTCGCCGGAGTTCCACCTCAGCACCTGCACCGTGCTGCTGATTTCCCCCAGCAGCACACAGGGCTTCAGCCACCTGCAGGTCCACCTCACCGACCGCAATACTCAGGTCAGCTTTCTCTTCAGACGCATGCTTGACTGTAGATTTTAGTAACACGTATCTACATTGCTAAAGATTGAATGAATTGCTTCATGACAAGATGAGTGTTAATGTAAATCAGTAACAGTTTAAACTGTCGTTTCCTTGATTTTCACATGTGGAAACACTCCAGACCAATTTAACATCTCACACGTTATCTTAAGTACCAAATTCCAGAATGTGGTGATTTTTAGTGTGAAGACATGAGAGTCCTCTTTGTGAAGTGTGTAATaatgttgtggttttgtgtagGAGTTACTGAAGGTCTTGGTGGAGTATCCGTTCTTTGTTCAGGACCAAGGCTGGTCTTCTTGCTGTCCCCAGAGAACCACACAGCTGTACGGCCTGCACTGCCGCCAGCTCATGGAAGGGGATATCTGTTTGGCTCTCACCCCCAAACCCGCCCAAACCCACCGGACACACACGCGTACCGGCTCCAGGGCCCATCGCGCACAACACCCCTCCAGGGTTGCAGGAGAGTCCAGCAGCTCACACAGGGAGGAGAtgcctcctccgcctcctcctcccccgcTTCCTCACCATGCACCCCCTAATGCACCAGCCCCTCCAAGTGTCCTGGCTGCAGAGCCTCCTGCACAAGGGCAGCCACGTCCACGCAAGCGGCGCTGGTCTGCCCCAGACACCCTTCCCTCAACCGGCCCTGATGAAAGCCTCCTGGATTTACCTCATGGCTCTAAGCTAATGAAGTGGCAGTAGAAACTTGcccatgcaaacacatgcatactgacacacacactcacatatacacacacataagcacataCACACCCTCCTTGTCTCTGTTGCGCCCATGAAGATAAACGATGTAGAGACCTGAAGGCAGGGTTGCAGGGAAGGAATAAaacaattatataaaaaactCATTTTACGGGTGTCCACACTTATGGAGCAGCAACTGAAGGATCTCGGGAAGGCTCCTTTCAGATACACTGAAGACATTTAGTGAGACAATCAAGCACTTGTCCGTGTTCACTCTGTTTTTGTAACGGTTGTCCCCACACTGACAGTGTTTCCTGCAGGGTATCGACTCTCAATCAGTGGTATGAAAGTAAACGCTATTGAAGAATTGCAGAGATGTATGAACAAAAATTGACTTTAGATGTTACAGATGttatatacagtaaatatgCTAAACAGATTTAATGCAATCTCTCCGTCAATTTCGCAattgcattttcttcttttttcttttcttttcttttttttttttttttttttttttttttttgtttcttgcttCTGAGCCAAGTGTCGGCCTGGGCAGGCAAGGTGAATGTATGAGCAGCTCTTCgccttttttaatttaataaaaaaaaaattttttttattctcatcacTAGGAGCCATTTCAAACAATTTGTTCGTCAAGGCATTACCCTCCAATATGTTTTTAACATTATCTCTGAGAAAGGGAGAACACTAATGAAAAATGCGTAACAGACAATCCCACCTACACAGACAGGTCTGTGCCACATCGCCTTGACACTCATGgtgtttttccattaaaaactgaatgatgaaaatgagtAAAAGTGCAGTAAGGCTGAGGAGTAATGGTGCTAATAACACGTTGGAACATGATGCTTTGTGAATACTCTTGACCCCTGTGTACTGTACGCTTCTGTTCCCATCTCATTTTTtatgtactgtatatgtttGAGGGCagggaaaataatgaaagtatTTAAAAACTCAGATACGGGTATCTCCTCTGATTCAGCACACTCtttcactttagttttttttttttttgttgttttgtttagtttttttcaaaagaaaaccttacctgatgatttttttttctttttaaatgttatagctacaaaaatatatgtatattttttaaaaaattgtgaaTCTGTTATATGATGTTCGCTagaaataaagggaaaaaagcTTTATAGATTTAATTAACcttgtgaatttattttctctgtgattATAGGATTGCTATCATGAACTCAGCATATGTTTAAACAAGATATTAAAATTTTCCCCAGTCAGGCTGCATGGTGGATGGTAAAAGTAACCCCTATATGGTAAGAAGAACAAACTTAAAGAACGAAGCTTGCAAACTTTACATTGCAGAACTTCCACCATTTCTCCAGAGCATCGCCAGCTACGATGATGAATTTCGGTATCCTTTGAAGTCGCACCTGAGTAAGCTATTGTTCATTGTTACCCTGGTACTgggtaactttttttttacagctacatgttctctccctctgtgttgGAGTCATGATCCGACTGCCTCTCCTCGCTCTCTCCCAAGCCGAACCTCTGTAGAAGCGACACTGCAAACACTGGCACCACCTGGCCAACAGAGCACAGTGCAATAAACAATCTTTATGCTTACGAGGACCTCTACTGGTGATGGTAAATACCCGTCAGGCAGCATTCGAAACCGAATTAGGTAGTTCTCCTCGTCTTGTTAATGGATTgactttgaattattttaacAGCTTATACACAGAGACTAATTGGAATCTAGTCTGAATTTTAattcattgtaaaataaaaactaggaTGGCACTCACCTCTGCCAAAGCTAAACACTCTGACATGTGTCTGTGTAACTGCCATGAGACAAATAAACAGTCCGGTAAACACTAATTACTTATTCACCATAAAAACGTAAATAGGTCATAAATGATTTCcagtgaaatgaataaattgatGCCTCGTCTGCCAATGTACCAGAATGGTAATCCTGCTGATATACAGCAGGAAAGGTGATattatgataaaattataaatgtgCCTGAAAGGAAATCATCGTCAACACATCTCCATTGATTTGGGAAAAATCCTGACCCTTGTCTTCACAGGACACAGGAATCTATATGTGATACGAGGCCGGTTTGGGTTAAAAGTGAAGCATCTGTAAACACCTAATCCCGGATTTacaggacaaacacaacaacacaatctgCATTCATAAGAAATGTGGAACAGGAGATGAATTAGAAAACAGAGAGAGTTTAGGTTCTTTTCGAGCATAATCGTGACTGACCTGTGCCATAATCAGCTTCTTGGTTTTGGGGTTGCTGGGGTCAGGGTACTCCTCTCCAAAGCAGAGGTCAATCTTGTACAGAGGTATAGGTCCCTTCCCCTGTAAACAGCTCTGTAGCTCTACACAGACAATAGATCACCCGTATGAATATGTcgctttctctgtgtttgtttttatttgtcatagTGAATAAATCAAATTCCGTTCCAGCTACATCTATATCAACTAATggattctgttttgtttagtaGACCTGCATTGCCTTACCGCTGACAAATCTGGGTATATCAAGCAGCTTGAAGGTCTTTTCACGCTCCAGTTTGTTGGGCCGGTCAGTGTGTTGGGCCATGGGACCGCTCCAGTACACCCTTCCCTGGCAGAACCGCTTGATGAACACCCCATCTGGGGCCGCCCATAATAGCACGCCCCTTTCCAGGTGATGGAGAAGGCAGTCCATTGCTGCAGCTATGGATGTCGGGAGGGACGCAGACGCAGGGGAGGGGAACGAGAGCTGCTGGGCGGTGCACGGTCCGTAGATCCGCTCGTTTCCCACAGGAACGCAGCCCTGCAGGATGAAACATCCATCTTGGCTTGTGGTGGTCATTTTCATCACGCATTGGCCCTGGTAAAATAACTTCACATGCATGCGaaaatctacacacacacacacacacaaacagacaaaatgcaaGTTTTTCTAAAGGTCATAAAGTCCAAGGGCCATGTTCAGCTGTTTCCTTCATCGCAGATTCCCGTACCTGTAGATGCAGGGCTGATGAGGGGTAAAGGAGCGGGGATCGGATTTTTCCCTGTTAATTCACAGTACATGTGCTCCTTCAGCAGGTCTTCTAAAGGAGAACACAGACATGATTTATCAGTAAAATCTCCATACTGTAGCTTACTATGAGTCTATTTACAAGGTTACttcagaaatgaagaaaatgaaatcctTGTTGTTGTGAAATCCCTAGCAGCTTGTGCTAGCGGGCCTAATGTGGGTTGGCTATAGGGAagacgggttagggttagggttagggttagattacTCATTATGAGTTtaagacttcttttttttttttttt encodes:
- the irf10 gene encoding interferon regulatory factor 10: MTETAKLHLKEWLIRQIDSGRYEGLSWEDEEKTMFRIPWKHAAKKDYKQTEDAALFKAWAVYKGKYREGRDKADPTMWKTRLRCALNKSTDFQEVAERNQLDITEPYKVYRIQGDSGSTRPAEAQQVNVQMIIQAKTSPAFTGFGENEVCREKKQFHANKDENLLTKDLLKEHMYCELTGKNPIPAPLPLISPASTDFRMHVKLFYQGQCVMKMTTTSQDGCFILQGCVPVGNERIYGPCTAQQLSFPSPASASLPTSIAAAMDCLLHHLERGVLLWAAPDGVFIKRFCQGRVYWSGPMAQHTDRPNKLEREKTFKLLDIPRFVSELQSCLQGKGPIPLYKIDLCFGEEYPDPSNPKTKKLIMAQVVPVFAVSLLQRFGLGESEERQSDHDSNTEGENM
- the LOC115045838 gene encoding uncharacterized protein LOC115045838 — its product is MNPSPDRGKECLPPKKRESRQGSTEHHVISDEFKPPVPLRSRSGIGRGEGAREASDRDRALTVPNPNLLHTPPPLPAPAPCLPLPLPWPLSYSPSAPLPLTPGQISEMRGSGSPAWRDDPLSSTLPHTSRWLRGEGSFSLPPSLASSSAPSFKTPFPADSREVWPYVNSGRRDYSSPLFSPSYLLSQPSLYPQDTSFSETRHRYLGKRPNGLDGPGSRTASTSRPLLTVEYGSDSCRTRLDVSPQSSHTNGGRRQREDLTSRAHSGGPFLSDSRAQESPEPHSSLQDKHPHGIVKTGSHFLPTSPHPIGPDPRATRLGLLDPIGATTAEAQISYSLGSVYHNSPQPYPHYSPSGTHVYNLHREPGPRQHNLRNSPHSRLGPPNSHDRLQRDRDKDQERDRALHRDRERVKDKDKEKHLHHDQERGSERDKRRDRERDTGGELSPCHSHTSPPELHPSPPALLPHFTKGSLIELASGRLKRVEELRTEDFLRSADTSPEFHLSTCTVLLISPSSTQGFSHLQVHLTDRNTQELLKVLVEYPFFVQDQGWSSCCPQRTTQLYGLHCRQLMEGDICLALTPKPAQTHRTHTRTGSRAHRAQHPSRVAGESSSSHREEMPPPPPPPPLPHHAPPNAPAPPSVLAAEPPAQGQPRPRKRRWSAPDTLPSTGPDESLLDLPHGSKLMKWQ